One region of Erythrolamprus reginae isolate rEryReg1 chromosome 12, rEryReg1.hap1, whole genome shotgun sequence genomic DNA includes:
- the VPS26B gene encoding vacuolar protein sorting-associated protein 26B translates to MSFFGFGQSAELELVLSDAESRRRAEHKTEEGKKEKYFLFYDGETVSGRVILTLKHPNKRLEHQGIKVEFIGQIELYYDRGNHHEFVSLVKDLARPGEFTQSQTFDFEFTHVEKPYESYTGQNVKLRYFLRATVSRRLNDVVKEMDIVVHTLSTYPELNSSIKMEVGIEDCLHIEFEYNKSKYHLKDVIVGKIYFLLVRIKIKHMEIDIIKRETTGTGPNVYHENDTIAKYEIMDGAPVRGESIPIRLFLAGYELTPTMRDINKKFSVRYYLNLVLIDEEERRYFKQQEVVLWRKGDIVRKSMSHQAAIASQRFEGTSSQTESRTPSQSSENNGRQ, encoded by the exons ATGAGCTTCTTCGGATTCGGACAGAGCGCAGAATTGGAATTGGTCCTGAGCGATGCCGAGAGCAGGCGCCGGGCAGAACACAAGACGGAGGAAGGCAAGAaggagaaatatttccttttttacGACGGCGAAACGGTCTCCGGGAGGGTCATCTTAACCCTCAAGCACCCCAACAAACGCCTGGAACATCAGGGCATCAAGGTGGAATTCATTGGGCAAATTG AATTATACTACGACCGAGGCAACCATCATGAATTTGTGTCTCTGGTGAAAGATTTGGCCCGTCCTGGTGAATTCACCCAATCACAAACTTTTGACTTTGAATTCACTCACGTGGAGAAACCATACGAATCCTACACTGGGCAAAACGTGAAGCTCAG GTACTTCCTTCGAGCCACTGTGAGCCGCAGATTGAATGACGTGGTGAAAGAGATGGACATTGTAGTACACACCCTTAGCACCTATCCAGAGCTCAACTCCTCCATTAAGATGGAGGTGGGGATTGAAGATTGCCTACACATTGAGTTTGAGTACAATAAATCCAA GTACCACTTAAAAGACGTGATCGTAGGGAAGATCTACTTCCTCCTCGTCCGGATCAAGATCAAACACATGGAGATTGACATCATCAAGAGGGAAACCACCGGCACAGGGCCCAACGTCTACCATGAAAACGACACCATTGCCAAATATGAGATTATGGATGGAGCCCCTGTGAGAG GGGAGTCCATCCCGATTCGGCTCTTCCTGGCTGGCTACGAACTAACTCCCACCATGAGGGACATTAATAAGAAGTTCTCGGTGCGCTATTACCTCAATCTGGTGCTAATTGACGAGGAGGAGCGGCGTTATTTTAAACAGCAG GAGGTGGTGTTGTGGCGCAAAGGCGACATCGTGAGGAAAAGCATGTCGCACCAGGCGGCCATCGCTTCCCAGCGCTTCGAAGGCACCTCGTCCCAGACGGAAAGCAGGACGCCCAGCCAGTCCTCCGAGAACAACGGGCGGCAGTGA